A genomic stretch from Sulfobacillus thermosulfidooxidans includes:
- the selA gene encoding L-seryl-tRNA(Sec) selenium transferase — protein sequence MKEESDLRRKLPAVQKIWRALPEPLPVPSYWVDRAIDDVLNRWREKARRGQAPPPLTVLCDEIIQEARELSMPSLRPVLNATGVMIHTNLGRSPLPEEIMEAVKMVAMGYSTLEYDLSHGRRGSRHDHVAQVLAELVGAEAAMVVNNNAAAVLIALSAIARGKEVVVSRGELVEIGGSFRIPEVMALSGALLHEVGATNKTHARDYVAAINDNTGLLLKVHQSNFRVIGFTKGLSTRELVDLGRRYGICVMEDLGSGVINPLQIDNVAEPSVKEIVQAGVDIVTFSGDKLLGGPQAGIIVGKTDIIDQLKKYPLARAIRVDKMTLTALEHTIRWYLEGRAHLLPLWQMMNQTAEQIYQRAQSFSESLKQQVPVPMSIDIQQDYSQIGGGSMPGTRIPTYVVSLTPSHSKDTAVLERYLREADPPVIARISHGSLIFDLRTIFPSQESQLLATIVMALNRFKE from the coding sequence GTGAAAGAAGAGTCTGATCTCCGACGAAAGTTGCCTGCGGTACAGAAGATCTGGCGTGCTCTTCCTGAACCCTTACCAGTTCCCTCTTATTGGGTCGATAGGGCGATTGATGACGTCCTCAACCGTTGGCGGGAAAAGGCCCGCCGGGGACAAGCTCCTCCTCCTCTAACAGTCCTTTGCGATGAGATAATTCAAGAAGCGCGAGAATTATCCATGCCAAGTCTTCGTCCCGTTTTAAATGCCACGGGCGTTATGATTCATACGAATTTAGGACGTTCGCCATTGCCTGAAGAAATTATGGAAGCGGTAAAAATGGTGGCAATGGGTTATTCGACACTCGAATATGATTTAAGTCACGGCCGAAGAGGTTCACGCCACGACCATGTCGCGCAAGTTCTAGCGGAATTAGTAGGGGCCGAAGCGGCCATGGTGGTCAACAATAATGCTGCCGCGGTATTGATCGCATTGTCAGCAATAGCTCGCGGTAAAGAAGTCGTCGTGTCTCGGGGAGAACTTGTCGAGATTGGGGGGTCTTTCCGAATTCCTGAGGTCATGGCTCTCTCTGGCGCTCTATTACATGAAGTCGGTGCGACAAACAAAACCCATGCACGTGATTATGTGGCTGCGATCAATGACAATACCGGCCTGTTACTTAAAGTCCATCAGTCAAATTTCCGGGTTATTGGCTTTACCAAGGGGCTAAGCACGCGTGAATTAGTGGACTTGGGACGACGCTACGGAATCTGTGTGATGGAGGATTTAGGAAGCGGTGTGATCAATCCGTTGCAAATCGATAATGTTGCCGAACCCAGTGTCAAAGAGATTGTCCAAGCTGGGGTAGACATTGTTACTTTTAGCGGAGACAAATTATTGGGGGGACCACAAGCTGGCATCATTGTAGGGAAGACAGATATTATTGATCAGCTCAAAAAATATCCATTAGCCCGAGCTATTCGCGTGGATAAAATGACCTTAACTGCTTTAGAACATACCATCCGGTGGTATTTAGAAGGACGCGCTCACCTCTTGCCTTTATGGCAGATGATGAATCAAACTGCGGAGCAGATTTACCAGCGGGCACAATCATTTAGTGAATCGTTAAAACAACAGGTTCCTGTGCCGATGTCTATCGATATTCAACAAGATTACTCCCAAATTGGGGGAGGATCGATGCCGGGAACGCGAATTCCAACTTACGTCGTTAGCCTCACTCCATCTCATTCTAAGGATACGGCGGTTTTAGAACGGTACCTTCGAGAAGCCGATCCTCCTGTTATTGCTCGGATTAGTCACGGATCGCTAATTTTTGATTTGCGCACAATTTTCCCTAGTCAAGAATCTCAGTTGCTTGCTACTATAGTGATGGCCCTGAATAGGTTTAAAGAATGA
- a CDS encoding electron transfer flavoprotein subunit beta/FixA family protein yields the protein MKVLVMVKQVPDTATKIQIRGDNHGIVEDGIKWVINPYDEFAIEEALRIREKIGGETVIVALGPKRVDEAVRQALAMGADRAVVVESEETLDPSQVAHALAKVARDEGFDLILTGKQAVDDDAAQVGPMLAAHLGLPQVTVVIHLDIDESQKRLRAERELEGATEIVELPFPAVVTAQRGLNEPRYPTLPNIMKAKKKEVKRIPLASLGVDAPPRIRVMNLTPPPERPAPTILTGDPEETAKKLVQLLHEQAKVI from the coding sequence ATGAAAGTCTTAGTAATGGTAAAACAGGTTCCTGATACCGCGACAAAAATTCAGATACGCGGAGATAATCACGGCATTGTTGAAGACGGAATTAAGTGGGTCATCAATCCTTACGATGAGTTTGCCATTGAAGAAGCCTTGCGAATTCGGGAAAAGATCGGTGGAGAAACGGTTATCGTCGCACTCGGACCTAAACGTGTGGATGAGGCTGTCCGCCAGGCTCTTGCCATGGGAGCGGATCGGGCCGTTGTTGTCGAAAGTGAAGAAACCTTAGATCCATCACAAGTGGCTCATGCATTAGCCAAAGTTGCCCGGGATGAGGGGTTTGATCTGATCCTAACTGGTAAACAAGCTGTCGATGATGATGCGGCTCAAGTCGGACCAATGTTAGCGGCGCACCTGGGATTACCGCAGGTGACGGTCGTGATTCATTTGGATATTGATGAGTCGCAAAAACGGTTACGGGCCGAACGCGAATTAGAGGGAGCCACGGAAATCGTGGAACTGCCTTTTCCCGCTGTAGTGACTGCCCAACGCGGATTAAATGAACCACGTTATCCAACCTTACCCAATATCATGAAGGCTAAGAAAAAAGAGGTTAAACGCATTCCGCTAGCGTCTTTAGGAGTTGACGCTCCCCCACGAATCCGCGTAATGAACCTGACACCACCGCCTGAGAGACCGGCGCCAACGATTTTAACTGGAGATCCTGAGGAAACGGCGAAAAAATTAGTCCAACTATTACATGAACAGGCTAAGGTTATTTGA
- a CDS encoding electron transfer flavoprotein subunit alpha/FixB family protein, whose product MSSGVLVIFDQNQGQVRHVILEILTVARSLALGPVTALTFGTDASKTLDILSEYGADRVLFWEQEPFTQYSSDGFADAIASVVPELDPAVILFPASAWGKDLSPRLAELLNAGLATDCLSLRTNEDNRVIATRPMYAGKVLAEVQIDTPIQMFSIRPNINAAVPSPTTPVVLDIPPVISETSFKAVVTERKEVQSGVQELTEADIIVSGGRGIKAPENFKLLDQLAEALGAAVGSSRPVADDGWVPHSYHIGQTGKVVSPTVYFAIGISGAIQHLAGISGSKYIVAINNDPEAPIFKVANYGIVGDLFQVVPRLTEEIRALKATN is encoded by the coding sequence ATGTCTTCGGGTGTACTCGTAATCTTTGATCAGAACCAAGGACAAGTTCGTCACGTCATATTAGAAATCTTGACTGTAGCCCGTAGCCTCGCTCTAGGTCCTGTAACGGCTTTAACTTTTGGAACCGACGCATCTAAAACCTTGGACATATTGAGCGAATATGGAGCTGATCGGGTCTTGTTCTGGGAACAAGAGCCCTTTACACAGTATAGTTCCGATGGCTTTGCCGATGCGATTGCTTCAGTTGTTCCTGAACTTGATCCAGCGGTTATCTTGTTTCCGGCGTCGGCGTGGGGAAAAGATTTATCTCCACGATTGGCTGAATTGCTAAATGCAGGGTTGGCTACGGATTGCTTGTCTCTTCGAACAAATGAGGACAATCGGGTCATTGCAACGCGTCCCATGTATGCGGGTAAGGTTTTAGCTGAAGTACAGATTGACACCCCCATTCAGATGTTCTCCATTCGTCCCAATATCAATGCGGCAGTGCCTTCGCCTACGACACCTGTTGTTCTCGATATCCCGCCTGTAATTTCTGAAACGTCCTTTAAAGCCGTAGTGACTGAACGTAAGGAAGTTCAAAGCGGTGTCCAAGAACTCACCGAGGCTGACATTATTGTCTCAGGCGGACGGGGAATTAAGGCCCCAGAAAACTTCAAATTATTGGATCAATTAGCAGAGGCATTGGGAGCGGCGGTGGGATCGTCTAGGCCCGTCGCGGATGATGGATGGGTTCCTCATTCTTACCATATTGGTCAAACCGGTAAAGTGGTGAGTCCTACCGTTTATTTTGCTATTGGGATTTCAGGAGCAATCCAGCACTTAGCAGGGATATCGGGATCGAAATATATTGTAGCGATAAATAATGATCCAGAAGCTCCTATTTTCAAAGTAGCTAATTATGGCATTGTCGGCGATTTATTTCAGGTCGTACCGCGTTTAACCGAAGAAATACGGGCCTTAAAAGCCACAAATTAA
- a CDS encoding 3D domain-containing protein: MTTLFPETLESTVIRLESGGTRMNKLRWTMGIMGVALAFALWGHNWHVKSHEAPPANVLPRWPWVSGGFAQEKPHFVSVPFPTKTITDSNLPQGQRLVIQPGRVGTNFWVNGTSKVIFPPLPQIVALGTAPVHVITINGVKYSYDRVFTALTTAYNGQFSMNGPWGAVAAWDGLPLHQGDVAVDPQVIPLGTYLYIDGFGPARAVDTGSAIFGDHIDIFFPESAQKIAEYGIQFHKVYVLTSRPPNYHG, from the coding sequence ATGACCACGTTGTTCCCGGAAACACTAGAGTCAACAGTGATCCGTCTAGAAAGCGGGGGAACGCGAATGAATAAACTGCGCTGGACCATGGGTATTATGGGCGTGGCATTGGCGTTCGCGTTGTGGGGGCATAATTGGCATGTAAAGAGTCATGAAGCCCCTCCGGCCAATGTATTACCTCGGTGGCCATGGGTAAGTGGAGGATTTGCTCAGGAGAAACCGCATTTCGTTTCTGTTCCTTTTCCGACGAAAACAATTACGGATAGTAATTTACCGCAAGGACAAAGATTAGTGATTCAACCAGGCCGGGTGGGAACAAATTTTTGGGTCAATGGGACTAGTAAAGTGATTTTTCCTCCCCTTCCGCAAATTGTTGCCTTAGGAACGGCTCCCGTTCATGTTATTACGATTAATGGCGTCAAGTATTCCTATGACCGGGTGTTTACGGCACTTACCACCGCATATAATGGGCAGTTTTCGATGAATGGGCCGTGGGGTGCAGTAGCCGCGTGGGACGGGTTGCCACTTCATCAAGGAGACGTTGCTGTCGATCCTCAGGTGATTCCTTTGGGAACTTATCTCTATATTGACGGCTTTGGGCCCGCACGGGCGGTGGACACGGGTTCTGCTATTTTTGGGGATCATATTGATATTTTCTTTCCCGAATCAGCTCAAAAAATTGCGGAGTATGGCATCCAATTTCATAAAGTTTATGTATTAACGAGTCGCCCTCCCAATTATCATGGATAA
- a CDS encoding 2-hydroxyacid dehydrogenase, producing the protein MKLVITGRVDPRVIQEIRSRRPDLSLKVWNESGIISREQLLAWSKDADLMITMLTERVDTELLEHAPHLKMVSNMAVGFDNFDLAALEKSHVLATNTPDVLTEATAELTMALMLLVLRRLRSAEDALRQYHWTGWEPDGFLGFELYGKTLGIVGFGRIARAVVKRALAFGMRVIIFTRRSLKDLPENVQQVSWEQLLESSDIVSLHVPLTPQTLHLINHETLSRMRPTAILINTSRGAVVDEKALIAALRTGKLAGAGLDVFETEPLPSDSSLRELPNVTLLPHIGSATVETRLAMAERAWHNILAYLNGQKPPDLLLPKLWPDKT; encoded by the coding sequence GTGAAATTAGTCATTACGGGGCGGGTTGATCCGCGGGTCATTCAAGAGATTCGCTCTCGACGGCCTGATTTATCATTGAAAGTTTGGAATGAATCAGGGATTATTTCCCGGGAACAACTTCTGGCATGGTCGAAAGACGCTGATCTGATGATTACCATGTTAACCGAACGTGTGGACACCGAATTGTTGGAGCATGCTCCGCACCTTAAAATGGTTAGCAATATGGCAGTAGGATTTGATAACTTTGATCTGGCTGCGCTAGAAAAATCACACGTTTTGGCGACCAATACTCCAGATGTGTTGACGGAGGCCACAGCGGAATTAACCATGGCGCTCATGCTTTTGGTTTTAAGACGCCTGCGGAGTGCAGAAGACGCCTTACGTCAATATCACTGGACAGGGTGGGAACCAGACGGATTTTTGGGATTTGAACTATATGGAAAAACATTAGGTATTGTCGGGTTTGGGCGTATTGCCCGAGCGGTCGTCAAGCGGGCATTGGCTTTTGGCATGCGAGTGATCATCTTTACTCGGCGATCTCTAAAAGATTTGCCGGAAAATGTACAGCAAGTATCGTGGGAACAATTATTGGAATCCTCTGATATTGTGTCTCTACATGTCCCCTTAACTCCTCAAACTTTGCATCTAATCAATCATGAAACCTTATCGCGCATGCGACCCACAGCAATTTTGATTAATACTTCGCGCGGAGCAGTCGTCGATGAAAAGGCGTTAATCGCAGCATTACGCACAGGAAAATTGGCAGGAGCTGGACTGGATGTTTTTGAAACAGAACCTTTACCGTCCGATTCGTCTTTGCGAGAGTTGCCGAACGTGACGCTTTTGCCTCATATCGGCTCGGCAACAGTAGAAACTCGTCTAGCGATGGCCGAGCGGGCATGGCATAATATTTTGGCGTATCTTAATGGACAAAAGCCTCCGGACTTATTGCTGCCTAAGCTCTGGCCGGACAAGACCTGA
- a CDS encoding enoyl-ACP reductase FabI translates to MGLLDGKVAVVTGIANKRSIAWGIARAFVREGAQLIVTYQNERLKENLDKLLPEIDVPVQSLLLDVTNDELMAEFGKQLQHLAPQGVHILVHSIAYADRQDLEGRFLDTKREGYMLAQMVSAYSLTELTRAVYPSMQKAQGGSIIAMTYQGSTRVMPNYNVMGVAKAALESSVRYLAFDLGKEHIRVNAISAGPVKTLAASGVKGISQALHNTEERAPIPENISTDDVGNAAVFLASDWAKHITGDILFVDSGFHIMGF, encoded by the coding sequence GTGGGTTTACTGGATGGAAAGGTTGCGGTCGTAACCGGGATTGCGAATAAAAGAAGTATTGCCTGGGGTATTGCCCGGGCCTTTGTACGTGAAGGAGCACAGCTGATTGTCACTTATCAGAACGAACGATTAAAAGAAAATTTGGATAAATTGCTACCGGAAATTGATGTTCCGGTCCAATCACTATTATTAGATGTGACCAATGACGAACTTATGGCAGAATTTGGGAAGCAATTGCAACACTTGGCTCCGCAGGGGGTTCATATTTTGGTTCACTCTATTGCCTATGCTGACCGTCAAGATTTAGAAGGACGATTTTTGGATACTAAGCGTGAGGGATATATGTTAGCACAAATGGTGAGTGCCTATTCGTTAACGGAGTTAACACGAGCCGTATACCCATCCATGCAAAAAGCGCAGGGAGGCAGTATTATTGCCATGACCTATCAAGGATCGACCCGGGTTATGCCCAATTACAATGTGATGGGTGTGGCCAAGGCGGCTTTAGAGTCATCCGTTCGTTACTTAGCATTTGATCTCGGGAAAGAACATATTCGCGTGAATGCGATTTCTGCGGGGCCGGTAAAAACATTGGCAGCATCAGGCGTTAAAGGTATTTCTCAGGCTTTACACAACACGGAAGAACGAGCTCCTATTCCCGAAAATATTTCTACAGACGATGTTGGTAATGCGGCCGTGTTTCTTGCTTCCGATTGGGCCAAGCACATTACCGGTGATATTCTGTTCGTCGATAGCGGATTTCATATTATGGGTTTTTAG
- a CDS encoding 3-hydroxyacyl-CoA dehydrogenase family protein yields MEAVKTLGVVGAGTMGSGIAQLAAMHGIRVLLYDSQEGAINRALSKIRERLMRAAERGQVETGRIDEIMSHITESSLDDFGKADFIIEAVVEVMAIKKTVFEHLSHIVRPSTVLASNTSSFSITELASVCTRPETVVGMHFFNPAPVMKLVEIVRGEDTVDTTVEQAQLLAQQMGKETIVVQKDTPGFVVNRILMPLFIEAMRILEEGVASKEDIDKAVKLGLNHPMGPLTLADFTGLDVDLEVMDYLYNEFHDDRFAAPQVLRRLVRAGHLGKKSGRGFYHYSRK; encoded by the coding sequence ATGGAAGCAGTCAAAACACTTGGAGTGGTTGGCGCTGGCACGATGGGTTCGGGGATCGCGCAATTGGCCGCCATGCATGGTATCCGTGTGCTGTTATATGACAGTCAAGAAGGTGCGATCAATCGGGCACTGTCCAAAATTCGGGAACGCTTGATGCGCGCCGCCGAGCGCGGGCAAGTGGAAACAGGGCGTATTGACGAGATAATGAGTCATATCACCGAAAGTTCTCTGGATGATTTTGGGAAGGCTGATTTCATTATCGAAGCGGTGGTCGAAGTTATGGCCATCAAAAAAACGGTGTTTGAGCACTTGAGTCATATTGTTCGACCCAGCACTGTATTGGCTAGTAATACGTCCTCATTTTCGATCACGGAATTAGCTAGTGTCTGCACACGTCCCGAAACAGTCGTGGGAATGCATTTCTTTAATCCCGCTCCGGTCATGAAATTGGTGGAAATTGTGCGGGGAGAAGATACCGTCGACACAACGGTTGAACAGGCACAGCTTTTGGCGCAACAAATGGGCAAAGAGACGATCGTTGTTCAAAAAGACACTCCAGGATTTGTGGTCAACCGTATTTTGATGCCATTGTTCATTGAAGCCATGCGAATATTGGAAGAAGGTGTGGCCAGTAAGGAAGATATCGATAAAGCCGTCAAATTGGGTCTAAATCACCCGATGGGACCGTTAACGTTGGCGGACTTTACCGGTTTGGATGTGGATTTGGAGGTCATGGATTATCTCTACAACGAGTTTCATGACGATCGATTTGCTGCTCCCCAAGTTTTGCGACGATTGGTGCGTGCTGGACATTTGGGCAAAAAAAGCGGACGAGGTTTTTATCATTATTCCCGGAAATAG
- the ytxC gene encoding sporulation protein YtxC, whose translation MPELHFHDFPVPWQFWHEQGMFWTVCDVPENRITECLYPLARAIAEFIEAHRELWMRRLLRQQFDYLSSDERLWVLGRALQILDNRQNTSQRHRVDLMTIPIMLFVAEHQTVVIEGIQDFLLPAIRDEMLAVLGEAVDDYFLEREHRDYIRFLRQFSERQMSSCAVVHVTYRDLRITDERGRRIATSLIEHLQDGLPWDQDLADELLLSALVLLAPAQIVLHGNFPHELDHTIQDVFPGRVRRTSERPGKSKTVELTEPADSYKVKVLYKQSR comes from the coding sequence ATGCCTGAACTTCATTTTCACGATTTTCCGGTCCCATGGCAGTTTTGGCATGAACAGGGGATGTTTTGGACTGTTTGTGACGTGCCGGAAAACCGAATTACGGAATGTCTGTATCCATTGGCCCGCGCCATTGCAGAATTTATAGAAGCGCATCGGGAATTGTGGATGCGGCGTCTTCTTCGTCAACAGTTTGATTATTTGTCATCCGATGAAAGATTATGGGTATTAGGACGAGCTTTACAAATTTTGGATAACCGCCAAAATACTAGTCAACGCCACCGGGTGGATCTCATGACCATTCCCATTATGTTATTTGTGGCAGAACATCAAACGGTGGTTATCGAGGGAATCCAGGACTTTTTGTTACCTGCAATTCGCGATGAGATGCTTGCCGTGCTGGGTGAAGCGGTGGATGACTATTTTTTGGAACGCGAACATCGGGATTACATTCGGTTTTTACGCCAGTTTAGTGAACGTCAAATGTCTAGCTGCGCAGTGGTCCATGTGACATACCGTGACCTCCGGATTACCGATGAACGCGGTCGAAGGATCGCAACAAGTCTCATCGAACATTTACAGGACGGACTGCCTTGGGACCAAGACTTAGCCGATGAACTTTTGTTAAGTGCCCTGGTGCTTTTGGCGCCGGCTCAAATTGTATTACATGGGAATTTTCCCCACGAATTAGATCATACCATTCAGGATGTTTTTCCTGGACGGGTTCGGCGTACTTCGGAACGTCCTGGCAAATCCAAAACGGTGGAATTGACAGAGCCTGCAGATTCTTATAAGGTAAAAGTACTCTATAAGCAATCGCGATGA
- the thrS gene encoding threonine--tRNA ligase, producing MNDLTVEIHGELVVKAPGIRPLDFREEMPENALAAWIDGDVVDLKRPLPHGGQLQWLTFDDSSGQRVFRHSSAHLLAQAVKRLWPEAKLGTGPALDDGFYYDIWLPTPLKEDDLQRIEEMMRTIVQENLDIERIELSREEALALFKERHEDFKLEIIQRIPEGATISAYRQGEFIDLCSGPHLLSTGLIRAIKLTNVSGAYWRGNENNPMMTRIYGTSFPSETALQQYMERLEEVKQRDHRRLGPQLDLFSFREEAPGFAFWHPKGFQLYRTLEEFSRRLQSERGYEEVSTPWIYRVGLWQRSGHWDHYRDNMFLMEREDELLGAKPMNCPGHALLFKESLHSYRDLPIRYAEYGPLSRFERSGTLHGLLRVRGFHQDDAHLFVREDQINQEMFGVLDLVDIVFRAFGLPYEVVFSTRPDDYMGSLELWNKAEKDLEAVLHERGIKYQINPGDGAFYGPKLDISAIDSLGRHWQLATIQLDFQLPEKFDLTYVDQDGSEKRPVMIHRAIMGSVERFVGILVEHYGGAFPLWLAPVQVVVIPITDQQLNYAQEIAQKLKRQGLRVEVDSRNQKMNYKIREAQLRKIPRMLIVGGRDLENHTVSVRTREEGDIGAKPWPEYIDELVEQAQMPLG from the coding sequence ATGAATGATTTAACGGTCGAAATCCATGGTGAACTGGTCGTCAAAGCCCCAGGCATAAGACCTTTGGATTTTCGTGAAGAAATGCCTGAGAATGCATTAGCAGCGTGGATTGATGGAGATGTCGTCGATCTCAAGCGACCCTTACCACACGGTGGACAATTACAATGGCTAACGTTTGACGATAGCAGTGGTCAACGCGTCTTTCGCCATTCGAGTGCGCATTTATTAGCGCAAGCTGTCAAGAGATTGTGGCCAGAGGCTAAACTAGGAACTGGTCCGGCACTAGACGATGGATTCTATTATGATATTTGGTTGCCCACTCCTTTAAAAGAGGACGATCTGCAGCGTATTGAAGAAATGATGCGGACTATTGTACAGGAAAATTTAGACATTGAGCGTATCGAACTGTCTCGCGAGGAAGCCTTAGCTTTATTTAAGGAGCGACACGAGGACTTCAAGCTGGAAATTATCCAACGCATTCCGGAGGGAGCTACGATTTCGGCCTACCGGCAAGGAGAATTTATTGACTTGTGTTCGGGTCCGCATTTACTCAGCACGGGCTTGATCCGGGCCATCAAATTAACCAATGTCTCCGGTGCCTATTGGCGAGGTAATGAAAATAATCCGATGATGACCAGGATATATGGCACGTCTTTTCCTAGTGAAACTGCTTTGCAACAATATATGGAGCGGTTGGAGGAAGTAAAGCAACGTGATCATCGCCGATTAGGTCCCCAACTCGATTTGTTCAGTTTTCGAGAAGAGGCACCTGGCTTTGCCTTTTGGCATCCTAAAGGATTTCAATTGTACCGGACCCTTGAAGAATTTTCCCGGCGTCTGCAATCTGAGCGGGGCTATGAAGAAGTGTCAACGCCATGGATTTACCGGGTAGGACTTTGGCAACGGTCGGGTCACTGGGATCACTACCGGGACAATATGTTTTTAATGGAGCGCGAGGATGAGCTTTTGGGTGCTAAACCGATGAATTGCCCAGGACATGCGTTATTGTTTAAAGAAAGCTTGCATTCTTACCGGGATTTACCAATTCGTTATGCGGAATATGGTCCATTATCTCGATTTGAACGGTCTGGAACATTACATGGGCTACTCCGGGTCCGGGGATTTCACCAAGACGATGCCCACTTATTTGTTCGTGAGGATCAAATTAATCAAGAAATGTTTGGCGTTCTGGATTTGGTCGACATTGTCTTTCGCGCGTTTGGATTACCATATGAAGTTGTCTTTTCAACTCGTCCCGATGATTACATGGGATCTTTAGAATTATGGAACAAAGCCGAGAAAGATTTAGAAGCTGTCTTACATGAGCGTGGCATTAAATATCAAATCAATCCAGGGGATGGAGCATTCTATGGGCCGAAACTGGATATTTCGGCCATCGACTCATTAGGTCGTCACTGGCAATTAGCTACGATACAGCTTGATTTTCAACTTCCCGAAAAGTTTGATTTAACCTACGTCGATCAAGATGGGAGCGAAAAGCGTCCAGTGATGATTCATCGTGCGATTATGGGTTCTGTCGAGCGTTTTGTGGGAATTTTGGTTGAACATTATGGCGGCGCATTTCCGTTGTGGTTAGCTCCCGTACAAGTCGTGGTGATTCCCATAACTGACCAACAACTGAATTATGCGCAGGAAATCGCGCAAAAACTTAAGAGACAGGGTCTTAGAGTGGAAGTGGATAGTCGTAACCAAAAAATGAATTATAAGATTCGCGAAGCTCAGCTGCGAAAGATTCCTCGTATGTTAATTGTGGGCGGAAGAGACTTGGAGAATCACACGGTTTCGGTGAGAACCCGAGAAGAAGGCGACATTGGTGCTAAGCCATGGCCAGAATATATTGATGAGTTAGTCGAACAAGCGCAAATGCCTTTAGGATAA
- the infC gene encoding translation initiation factor IF-3: protein MDNIGRKNKGGIKAIKDLRINNEIRARDVRLVGEEGEQLGVVSLREALALAQERHLDLVEVSPTARPPVCRLMDYGKYKYEQAKKERESRKKQKVVSVKELKIRPNIEEHDFEVKVRSAHRFLEDGDKVKCTMMFRGREIVHAGLGQETLAKLADLVKDVGVIERPPRVEGRSMIMILAPKKGV, encoded by the coding sequence TTGGATAATATTGGCAGGAAAAACAAAGGAGGGATCAAGGCTATCAAAGATCTCAGGATTAACAATGAGATCCGGGCGCGTGATGTGCGCCTAGTTGGTGAGGAAGGAGAACAACTTGGAGTTGTTTCCCTTCGGGAAGCGCTTGCCCTAGCCCAGGAGCGTCATCTCGATCTCGTTGAAGTATCGCCCACGGCTCGTCCACCCGTTTGTCGGCTCATGGATTATGGGAAATATAAGTATGAGCAGGCTAAAAAAGAACGCGAATCGCGCAAGAAACAAAAAGTCGTCAGTGTCAAGGAACTGAAGATTCGTCCCAACATTGAAGAACATGACTTTGAAGTCAAAGTCAGGAGTGCTCATCGATTTTTGGAGGACGGCGATAAAGTTAAGTGCACGATGATGTTTCGAGGGCGGGAAATTGTTCATGCCGGTTTGGGACAAGAAACATTGGCTAAGTTAGCTGATCTAGTCAAGGATGTTGGAGTCATCGAAAGGCCGCCTCGGGTTGAGGGTCGAAGTATGATCATGATATTAGCGCCTAAAAAAGGAGTGTAG
- the rpmI gene encoding 50S ribosomal protein L35, giving the protein MPKMKTHRGAAKRLKVTGNGKVARYHAGKSHLLEHKSPTRRRRLRQDVLLSHADYHRAKRLLPNGR; this is encoded by the coding sequence ATGCCAAAAATGAAAACTCATCGAGGCGCGGCAAAGCGTCTCAAAGTGACCGGCAACGGAAAAGTCGCGCGTTATCATGCGGGTAAGAGTCACTTATTAGAACACAAGTCGCCGACTCGCCGTCGCCGACTTCGTCAAGATGTTTTATTGTCGCATGCTGACTATCACCGGGCCAAACGTCTTTTGCCCAACGGACGCTAA
- the rplT gene encoding 50S ribosomal protein L20, translating to MARVKRGMVRHRRHKKILKMARGYRGARSRHFRPANEAVMHSLWYAYQHRRKRKGDFRRLWITRINAAARMHGLSYSRFMNGLHRAGIGLDRKILADMAVRDMDSFKVLVAKAKEQL from the coding sequence ATGGCACGTGTCAAACGCGGAATGGTTCGCCACCGTCGTCACAAAAAGATTTTAAAAATGGCTCGAGGCTACCGGGGTGCGCGATCACGTCATTTTCGCCCGGCGAATGAAGCGGTCATGCATTCTTTGTGGTATGCCTACCAGCATCGGCGTAAGCGAAAAGGAGATTTTCGTCGCTTGTGGATAACCCGCATTAATGCGGCAGCCAGAATGCACGGACTGTCCTATAGTCGCTTTATGAATGGGTTGCACCGCGCGGGAATTGGTTTAGACCGGAAGATCTTGGCAGATATGGCTGTGCGCGATATGGACAGTTTTAAAGTCTTAGTCGCTAAAGCCAAAGAGCAGCTCTAA